The Malus domestica chromosome 10, GDT2T_hap1 genome contains a region encoding:
- the LOC103440386 gene encoding uncharacterized protein, translating into MDSVNFYDIKTEKANAILKYRQLRKLANLFRLIEVLAVLLLLSRFSVQLPHAVKNSGSYFKDISGFMVSPRFVFVIGNVIVIVLFAKSGRYSAKDSSTGSSGDDLYEEFVQNSEKNQKLRGEVIEYQAIKNTPKDSILSEKAPQNLEVKNFTRSQSENLEHEICKSSRRLLKRSETEKFKKNVQPGGKPAGSVYPEDGMSNEEFRSKVESFIARQQKFRLQEDFSVN; encoded by the coding sequence ATGGATTCAGTCAATTTTTATGACATCAAAACTGAGAAGGCGAACGCAATCTTGAAATACCGCCAGCTTCGAAAACTTGCAAACTTGTTTCGGTTGATTGAGGTGCTTGCTGTTCTGCTCCTGCTTTCCAGGTTTTCTGTCCAACTCCCTCATGCTGTCAAGAACTCTGGCTCTTACTTCAAGGACATATCCGGCTTCATGGTAAGTCCTCGCTTCGTGTTTGTCATTGGAAATGTAATAGTTATCGTTCTCTTCGCCAAGTCGGGCAGATATTCAGCTAAAGACTCGAGCACAGGCAGCTCGGGCGATGATCTTTATGAAGAGTTTGTTCAGAACAGCGAAAAAAATCAGAAACTTCGTGGCGAGGTGATTGAGTACCAGGCCATAAAAAACACACCTAAGGATAGCATACTTTCTGAGAAAGCTCCTCAAAATTTGGAAGTCAAGAACTTCACAAGGAGTCAGTCAGAGAATTTAGAACATGAGATTTGCAAGAGCTCGCGGCGCTTATTGAAACGATCAGAGACGGAGAAGTTCAAGAAAAACGTTCAGCCTGGTGGGAAGCCGGCAGGGAGCGTGTACCCTGAAGACGGCATGAGTAACGAGGAGTTTCGGAGCAAGGTTGAGTCGTTCATTGCAAGGCAGCAGAAGTTTCGACTGCAAGAAGATTTCTCTGTAAACTAG
- the LOC103440385 gene encoding uncharacterized protein — translation MHGSEGTSELASHPYESVWMAHRRCTSCKSETEACGHVSIRYEEAQQHNHGVKKHSLFRGFDEVTEPKRVRNIDEGLGLTESSKKTRKEIWEGQSFPMFNLPPKTSVVKLNQDNSTFHGGLLSENSPPAMPVWTPTDAWALEAAPPPPERQVKYHNFLENNSLAVSKSFRVESMRSDSKIVPHPSFLCSEEEINLSNSFLAPRQHATSTYNHTRSTLLAHENNFHNNFVSTRSGGSLPRQNDMVLLQHDPSTSSMQQPNYFGKNFLEMQNQSCIGLLSSHASPPEVTGLEKVFHGSGSLPSLQRSVHNIETMRIRATVNADEELSRGPRMFSKTAHHFQITKKTGVNLPEVGQMFGRSTVSTKLKGKAFSNLSGFSTEYGLPPQPRLKLLPYRSSTDTDGEEDVRVVKAQALESSSETDIMDMDAFQDNLLSGVAVVSTSDKHVESGKKSPKSRSAIASGREENGARLPYTKLPDINQELPDSAKERETSTSRTQSLDVEHLLSHAEHPTNSKSRSCPEGSQGPEPSSRWVKRLKLTASQSVHGTKSSKMGEASSPEKVKKSSNSTMKCSITSSQPATGRFLGKEQMVPDQTAMVLRNCESSPIDSARKGPNITLSHPWIRRWSKVASQKKFEAVVAFQSQCLKPTVDEFQKKQFPSIAAMALMGKAMSGFHPCEFANKGSFVVWNTKGF, via the exons ATGCATGGTAGTGAAGGAACTAGTGAGCTAGCTTCACATCCTTATGAATCTGTTTGGATGGCTCATCGGAGGTGCACAAGTTGTAAGTCAGAAACCGAAGCATGCGGCCATGTATCGATTCGTTATGAGGAGGCCCAACAACACAATCATGGTGTTAAGAAACATTCCTTGTTTAGAGGGTTTGATGAAGTAACTGAACCGAAAAGAGTAAGAAATATTGATGAGGGCCTCGGTTTGACAGAGAGTTCGAAGAAAACAAGGAAGGAGATATGGGAAGGCCAGTCCTTTCCAATGTTCAATCTTCCTCCAAAGACTAGTGTGGTTAAACTGAATCAGGACAATTCTACTTTCCATGGGGGATTACTTAGTGAGAATAGCCCACCGGCAATGCCTGTCTGGACTCCTACTGATGCATGGGCTCTGGAAGCCGCCCCACCACCTCCAGAGCGACAGGTGAAATATCATAATTTTCTTGAGAACAATAGCCTAGCTGTTTCCAAATCTTTTCGAGTTGAATCAATGAGATCAGATTCCAAAATTGTGCCGCATCCATCTTTCCTGTGTAGTGAAGAGGAAATTAATCTATCCAACTCTTTTCTAGCACCTCGACAACATGCCACAAGCACTTATAATCACACAAGGTCCACATTGTTGGCCCATGAGAATAACTTCCATAACAATTTTGTCTCTACAAGATCAGGGGGTTCATTGCCAAGGCAGAATGATATGGTTTTGTTACAGCATGACCCCTCCACAAGCAGTATGCAGCAACCGAATTATTTCGGTAAGAATTTCCTAGAAATGCAAAATCAGTCTTGTATTGGATTGCTTTCAAGCCACGCCAGCCCCCCAGAGGTGACCGGACTGGAAAAAGTATTTCACGGATCCGGATCTCTGCCAAGCCTGCAGCGTTCTGTGCATAACATAGAGACTATGAGAATACGCGCCACTGTCAACGCTGATGAAGAATTATCTAGGGGTCCTCGTATGTTTTCAAAGACAGCTCACCATTTTCAGATCACGAAAAAGACTGGTGTTAACTTGCCTGAAGTAGGTCAAATGTTTGGACGGTCAACTGTATCaacaaaattgaaaggaaaagcTTTCAGTAATCTTTCTGGTTTTTCCACGGAGTATGGTCTCCCTCCTCAACCTAGATTGAAGCTGCTACCTTACAGGAGCTCTACAGATACCGACGGAGAGGAAGATGTAAGAGTTGTCAAGGCTCAAGCACTCGAATCATCATCTGAAACAGATATTATGGACATGGATGCTTTCCAGGATAACCTTCTTTCTG GTGTGGCGGTAGTATCCACATCAGACAAG CATGTTGAGAGTGGCAAGAAGTCACCAAAATCTCGATCAGCCATCGCTTCAGGTAGAGAAGAGAACGGAGCTAGACTTCCATACACAAAATTACCGGACATAAATCAAGAGCTTCCTGATTCAGCAAAAGAAAGGGAGACGAGCACTTCAAGAACCCAGAGTTTGGATGTCGAACATCTCCTTTCCCATGCTGAGCATCCCACAAATTCAAAATCCAGATCATGTCCAGAAGGATCTCAGGGACCAGAACCAAGCAGCAGGTGGGTTAAACGGCTCAAGTTGACGGCTTCTCAGTCTGTTCATGGTACAAAAAGCTCAAAAATGGGAGAAGCCTCTTCACCTGAAAAAGTCAAGAAATCTTCTAACTCAACTATGAAGTGCAGTATAACTAGTTCACAACCTGCCACCGGCAGATTTCTTGGTAAAGAACAGATGGTGCCAGATCAAACTGCAATGGTATTAAGGAATTGTGAGTCATCTCCCATTGACTCCGCCAGGAAAGGTCCAAATATAACGCTGTCTCATCCTTGGATTCGGAGGTGGTCTAAAGTAGCATCCCAAAAGAAGTTTGAAGCAGTGGTTGCTTTTCAATCGCAATGTTTGAAGCCAACAGTGGATGAGTTTCAGAAGAAGCAGTTTCCAAGCATCGCTGCTATGGCACTCATGGGAAAGGCTATGAGTGGTTTCCATCCATGTGAGTTTGCAAACAAGGGGTCTTTTGTAGTTTGGAATACCAAGGGATTTTAA